AGCGTTTAAAACACATGAATAAATACTGTTAAATTTTACTCATAAAAAAAGCACTGCTAATGCAGTGCTATATACTTTTATTGTAACAATCGGTTATGATTAATCCATTAAAGGTGGTACTCTTAATAATTGACCAGGATAAATTTTATCAGGATGTGATAACATTGGCTTGTTTGCTTCAAAAATTATAGTATACTTCATTGCATCACCATAAAATTCTTTAGCAATTTTACCTAAAGTATCACCGCTTACTACCGAATGAAATTGAGCCATTGCTGCAACTTCAATTACTTCTACCTCAGCAACAGTCATATTATCTTCTACAGATGCAATACCTTCTGTATTACCCACAACTAAAACAACTTTTTCTTTCGTTGCTAAATCTGAAGCTTCACCTGCAACAGTTGCTTTATCATCATCAATTGATACTGATAAATTTTCAACAGTTAATTCTAAACTATTTACAGCATCCACTAATTTTGCAG
This genomic stretch from Tenacibaculum sp. Bg11-29 harbors:
- the lysM gene encoding peptidoglycan-binding protein LysM; translation: MGIFSFIKNAGAKVFGIGKTTEEEATAKSAKLVDAVNSLELTVENLSVSIDDDKATVAGEASDLATKEKVVLVVGNTEGIASVEDNMTVAEVEVIEVAAMAQFHSVVSGDTLGKIAKEFYGDAMKYTIIFEANKPMLSHPDKIYPGQLLRVPPLMD